Proteins encoded together in one Oscillospiraceae bacterium window:
- a CDS encoding uroporphyrinogen decarboxylase family protein, whose protein sequence is MTGKERLLTALKRGIPDRIPTIEWDIYPGIYRALTGQEDSCRFIEELDIDGIAIWQDRRITPINDKIFKDEFGVIRAYSDEYPSAVGFPVSTPSDLKNFQMPSPDDDAIYVTLRKALESVSQERLVVGRVRDVFSFPRDTLGFENFLAGFYEEPALVDELMCMSIEYSTAVMRNMRSLGVEVIACLDDIADGRGTLISPDMYRAQILPRFCEIVSAAHENGLLIVKHTDGDLHDILDDLVGSGIDCLDPIDPMGHMDIGDIKAKYGDRIALKGNVNCADVLVTGTLEDVEAAVLDCLAKGKPGGYILSSSNSIHKSVNPENYRYMLECLKKHGWN, encoded by the coding sequence ATGACAGGAAAAGAACGGTTACTGACTGCGTTGAAACGCGGCATTCCTGACCGTATCCCGACGATAGAATGGGATATTTACCCGGGCATTTATCGTGCGCTCACAGGCCAAGAGGACAGCTGCCGGTTTATAGAAGAACTCGACATTGATGGTATTGCAATTTGGCAGGACCGGCGCATCACCCCTATTAATGATAAAATTTTCAAAGATGAGTTTGGTGTCATCCGCGCCTATAGTGATGAATATCCGTCCGCCGTCGGATTCCCTGTCAGTACCCCATCGGATCTGAAAAATTTTCAAATGCCTTCTCCGGATGATGATGCGATTTATGTCACACTTCGCAAAGCGCTTGAAAGTGTCAGTCAAGAAAGACTTGTGGTCGGGCGCGTGAGGGATGTTTTTTCATTTCCGCGCGATACACTGGGCTTCGAAAATTTTCTCGCCGGCTTTTATGAAGAACCGGCATTGGTTGACGAATTGATGTGTATGAGTATTGAATACAGCACTGCTGTTATGCGGAACATGCGCAGTCTTGGCGTGGAAGTCATTGCCTGCTTGGATGATATCGCCGATGGCCGCGGCACGCTGATCAGCCCGGATATGTACAGGGCACAAATTCTACCAAGGTTTTGTGAGATTGTAAGTGCCGCGCATGAAAACGGGCTTCTTATCGTCAAACATACAGACGGTGATTTACATGATATTCTTGACGATTTAGTCGGTTCAGGCATTGACTGTCTTGATCCAATCGATCCGATGGGGCATATGGATATCGGCGACATCAAAGCCAAGTACGGTGACCGGATTGCATTGAAAGGCAATGTAAACTGCGCGGATGTGCTTGTCACCGGTACGTTGGAGGATGTAGAAGCCGCTGTGCTTGACTGCCTTGCAAAGGGAAAACCCGGCGGGTATATATTGTCCAGCAGTAACAGCATTCATAAAAGCGTCAATCCTGAAAACTATCGGTACATGCTTGAATGTTTAAAAAAACACGGTTGGAATTAA